Proteins from one Plasmodium relictum strain SGS1 genome assembly, chromosome: 10 genomic window:
- a CDS encoding 60S ribosomal subunit protein L24-2, putative, which yields MRIEKCWYCSGNIYPGHGIYFIRNDANIFRFCRSKCHKHFKAKHNPRKVKWTKIYRKERKKELNYDKTFEFEKIRNEPIKYDRDLFIKTINAMKKIDEIKEKRKLRYYKNRIKESSDKNINLSLNYIKKNPLLLKNTEYENTLNDLITNEKEEIKTDLIKNTFENEDIIHKEKDSLLKFKADINSIKEATEHKKNKYLELV from the exons aTGCGAATAGAAAAGTGCTGGTATTGCTCAGGAAATATTTATCCAg gACAtggaatatattttataagaaATGATGCCAATATTTTTCGTTTTTGTCGTAGTAAATGTCATAAACATTTTAAAGCAAAACATAATCCTCGTAAAGTAAAATGGACGAAAATATATAGGaaggaaagaaaaaaagaattgaattatgataaaacttttgaatttgaaaaaattagaaatgaaccaataaaatatgatagagatttatttattaaaacaattaatgcaatgaaaaaaattgatgaaattaaagaaaaaagaaaattacgatattataaaaatagaattaaaGAAAGCTCTGATAAAAACATTAATTTatctttaaattatattaaaaaaaatcctTTACTCTTGAAAAATACTGAATATGAAAATACTCTTAATGACTTGATTactaatgaaaaagaagaaattaaaaCTGATTTAATTAAGAATACAtttgaaaatgaagatattATTCATAAAGAAAAGGATAGTTTACTTAAATTTAAGGCAGATATCAATTCAATTAAAGAg gCAACTGagcataaaaaaaacaaatatttagAGTTGGTTtaa
- the TBP gene encoding TATA-box-binding protein, putative: MSENNDEENNLNKLDFLGDNKENENFLTEDILENFDEGNINSKRKEISDSLKNKLVHKNISLKIHNIISSANLCIEIDLRLIAVSIRNAEYNPSKINTLIIRLNKPKCTALIFKNGRIMLTGTKTKNDSIYGCKKIGKIIKIITNKSVKFQNFKIENIIASANCNMPIRLEMLAHDHKEYCNYEPELFAGLVYRYKPTSKLKSVILIFVSGKIIITGCKSIQKLNTVFQDIYNVLVQYKN, from the coding sequence atgagcgaaaataatgatgaagaaaataatttaaataaattagattTTTTAGgtgataataaagaaaatgaaaattttttaacagaagatatattagaaaattttGATGAGGGTAATATAAATtctaaaagaaaagaaatatcagatagtttaaaaaataaattagttcataaaaacatttctttaaaaatacataacaTAATATCGTCAGCTAATTTATGCATAGAAATAGATTTACGTTTAATAGCTGTGTCTATTAGAAATGCAGAATATAATCCAAGTAAAATTAACACACTTATAATAAGATTAAATAAGCCAAAATGTACagctttaatttttaaaaatggaaGAATAATGTTAACAggaacaaaaacaaaaaatgatTCTATATATGGTTGTAAAAAAATtggaaaaattataaaaataataactaATAAATCAgtaaaatttcaaaatttcaaaatagaaaatattattgCTAGTGCAAATTGTAATATGCCCATTAGATTAGAAATGTTAGCTCACGACCACAAAGAATATTGTAATTATGAACCTGAATTATTTGCAGGATTAGTATATAGATATAAACCTACatcaaaattaaaatcagttattttaatttttgtatcaggaaaaattattattactggTTGTAAATCTATCCAAAAACTAAACACCGTTTTTCAAGACATATATAATGTTTTAGTTCAATATAAAAACTGA